GGGGTTACCAGTTAAGGACCCGGCACTATGTCGACATGGCAACTTGGCGTGAAGCAGTCGATCACGAAGCGTTGCACTCACGGGCGTTGCTGGGAAGTGCGCCTCAGCTCCGTGGCCGGTCCCCGTAGGGTTCAGGCGCCTTCCGCATGCCTTTCAGCCCTGGTGGGAGCGGGGTTTGGTACCCCTTCGGCCAAGGAAGGCATGGCCATAGGAAGTTGGCTGAAAAGTTACGGGTGAGTGCGCGCTAATCGGTCAGTCCACCGGCGTAGACCCACCAGCATGCCGACCGCCCCTGTGCGCCCCCGCGGCCGTCCGCCCGTGCCGCCCGCGGGGCTCGTGACCCTGCTCCTCGACCAGCCGCGCGGCGCCCCGCTCGGACTGCCGCAGGAGCAGCCGGCAGACCCCCGTCACGGCCACGAGTCCGAGGGCGGAACCCGCGGCTCCCGCCAGCGAGGTCCCGTACCCCACGAGGACGACGGGAACCAGGACGCAGCTGAACGCGGCCCAGCGGACGACATCACTCGCGGAGTCCTGCGCCGGGGTGGGTGGCGTCTTCTGGGCGCGTGGCACCGGGGCCCCGCCGCGCGGGCGCTCGCGCGCCCCCTCCGGCGGGCGTCGGCGGCTCTGTGCCGTCACGCGTGAGGACGTCGTGACGTGTGAGGACACGGGCGGCGGTCCAGGCACGGCGGGCTCCCTGTGGCAGTGGGGTACCGAAGTTCAACGCGCGGTCACGCGGCCGGTCACTGGCGCTGAGCGGGGGCCACGCGGGTGGGTGCCCAAACCGCCTGTACAGGGCAGCAACCATTGCCATACGGGCGCCGCTCATGCATGCTCCGGTGAACGCCGTGAGGCTCCCGCAGGGCCGTCAGCAAGCTCTGGGCAGGAGAGGAGTGTCGCCGTACCCTTGGGGGTATGGGGTTGGGAAGATGATTCCCGGACACAGCTCCGGTGGTCGTTCCTCCTCGTCCCTGCCCGATCTCCCACAGAGGACTCCTTCGCCGAGACACCCATGGCCGGTCACGAATTCTCCGAACCAGCGGACCGCAAGCGGCAGGTCGCCGATCCCACGGCGACCCCCCAGGCGGCGGAACAACCACGTCACTCCTGCGACCCGGCCTTCCGGCACGGGGTCGTCGTCGGTTTCGACGGCTCGACCTCCAGTGAGCGCGCGCTCTCGTACGCGATCGGGATGGCCCACCGCTCCGGCTCCGGCCTGATCATCGTGCACGTCGCCAACCGGCTCCCCACCACGGTGTGGGCGGGCTGTGAGCCGCCGGTCTTCGTCGACGTGCCGGATCACCGCACGGAAGTGCTCGGTCTGGAGCTGGCCTGCGCGGACTACCTGGCCGAAGTGCCGTGGATCCTGGTCGAGCGCGGCGGCGACATCTGCCATGAGCTCGAAGAGGTCGGCCGGGAGTACTCGGCGGACGCGATCGTCGTCGGATCGACGCA
This Streptomyces sp. NBC_01283 DNA region includes the following protein-coding sequences:
- a CDS encoding universal stress protein, with the translated sequence MAGHEFSEPADRKRQVADPTATPQAAEQPRHSCDPAFRHGVVVGFDGSTSSERALSYAIGMAHRSGSGLIIVHVANRLPTTVWAGCEPPVFVDVPDHRTEVLGLELACADYLAEVPWILVERGGDICHELEEVGREYSADAIVVGSTHGIVGRIFGSVAGRLARRAQRPVVVIP